TATTAGCTGCACTGATGTTTATAACTCGATGGACATCATAATCTGAACTTCGTGTTATTTTGTGTATTGGTTAGTAGACAATCGCATGATTCTGCTCATTTTAGTTCAATACTTCCGAATGAAGCAAGTCTTTTTGTGCTCGCAGGTAATGTCTGATAATGATGGTGCAAATGTTCAAAATCATCCATGCGCATACAAGCTGCTAGTTGGCAAGCGATCTGCTGAATATTTACGAGGTAGCAGACAGATGTGTAACCCAAATTATACGAAGTAgcaaaataaaatttacaaacgCGGGATACAGCAACTGCAGGCTTGTATCTAATGGAGTAAACTATGGTGTTTGAATGGTTTACATAACCAATACACCACAAATGAGTCAACGTCTGAGGCTGACCAGCTCAATATCAAATATGagtgttcctaaagttgagCCTTCTCCATTGGCCAGGCGTGTTGGATTGAAGATCGTGGTAAATAACCTCTGTCTGTCAAAAAACTGCACACCAGGGAACCAATCAGCAATTCATTTATTCCAAAATAAAGGATATCTTAgatcaaatataataatttgaATTCTGAATTGTTTTGGCCTAAGGTTGTCTTAACAGACATCTGCTGCAACATTTTGGTATTTATTTAAATCGACGGACCCTTTATCAAATTATCTTTGCTAGTTATATTTCAGTTTATTTCTTTATGTTTTTTTCTGGTTCCAAGAATATTTTGTGCCCAAAATAGAGATTGGCAATCTCCTACGGAAGATTAGACACGATACATCTAGCTTCTGACAATGGCGTCAAGCAAACCACATAACTGTACCATATGAGAAACTTCAGGCAAAACCAAGCATAAGAAAAAGGGATAACTCCAGAGATCACATACATTCGGTGGAATCGGTtcttgagacatgttttgatatCCTCGAGATGGTGGAATAACGATTCTGCGAATGCCACCAACTCTCATTGATCTTACAGCTGATTCCACTCCAGAAATAACCTACTTAGTTCAAATGTGGAAAACAGAATCTGTTACTTGACAAATTTCACATTACACATATTTACTGACTATTAGTTTAAAGACTTCCTTTTTATCTTTGTAAAGGATGAGAAGTCATTCCAAGTTAGAAAATCGAAGAGCATTGCTTACTTTTCCGGAACCAAGGACGAATACAAAAGGAACAGGTTCTCCATTTTCATCCTTATGATCATAGGTCGAGTCGAAGCGCCATCCCTGCTTTGCCGCCAATCTTCCATAATAATGAATTGCTACCTTTAAGGTCCAAATTAGAGAAAGAGGATGACACAATCTAATCATGAACTCTACAAGCATCCAGTCACAAAGTAAATAAACAGTGAAAAGAATATTAAGGCAGATGAGACCTTGTCGCCATCAACTGGAGTATCCCCACCTTCGCCAACCCGAAGGTCCAGAGCCTTGACACCGCCAGAGTCGGGAAGCTCCACAAAATCTGAAATGGTGGGATTGGAGGAGGCGTGATTAGGATCCGAGAAGCACAGTCCGGTGAAAATGGAGGTGAATGTAAACAGCGAGAGAGCTTTCCTTCTGGTAGTGGGCAACGCACATGTGCGATAGGAAGGAAGCCGAGTGATGGAAAACGGTGAGGGCAAAATAGGCGAGAGTCTCAAGTGAATGGACATGATTGGCGGGAGGATAGGGGCTTATTGGTTGGAATTATACGATCTCTATCGGCAGTTATTTGGGCTCTGTTTTGAATTGATCAAGGCCCACTGAAGGGCCCAGGTCCATATGCTGATCAAATCCAGTCCAGGCCCACTGAAGGGCCCTATCTCCTTTCGAAGCAACTACTTTTGTA
The Primulina tabacum isolate GXHZ01 chromosome 9, ASM2559414v2, whole genome shotgun sequence DNA segment above includes these coding regions:
- the LOC142555983 gene encoding peptidyl-prolyl cis-trans isomerase FKBP17-1, chloroplastic → MSIHLRLSPILPSPFSITRLPSYRTCALPTTRRKALSLFTFTSIFTGLCFSDPNHASSNPTISDFVELPDSGGVKALDLRVGEGGDTPVDGDKVAIHYYGRLAAKQGWRFDSTYDHKDENGEPVPFVFVLGSGKVISGVESAVRSMRVGGIRRIVIPPSRGYQNMSQEPIPPNFFDRQRLFTTIFNPTRLANGEGSTLGTLIFDIELVSLRR